A stretch of DNA from Schizosaccharomyces osmophilus chromosome 2, complete sequence:
CCTCTTGACAACGGCTTAACAAATATTTTCTAAATAACAAGCCACCCCTAACAGGTTGACCGTTCTTGTCTAATACGTTTTCATCTCTTATAGAGTCATCTATACTGTCCATCATCTTACGAGCAAATCGGGCATACATGTTAGAGAAATTTGGTTCGTCAGTAGCCTTTTCGAATGTCAATTGGATAACTAATCTAAGAGTGTGACCATCAGTCTCTCTACGGGATTGCATGGCCAACTCTAAGATTTGGTCCGAAATCTTTTCGAATTTCTCCAAGGTCATCTTGTTCAAAGAACCCTTAACCTTACGATGAATAACCTcaggaggaagaagatcTTCTTCCTGTTCAGCCTTGGCTTCAGGCTTTTCAGCAAGTTTCTTAGGTTGCCAACGGTTAGCCGATAATTGCAATGGTTGCACTTGTTCGGCAGGAATAGTTAAAGTAGAAGGGTCAGCCTTTTCGCGTTCACCGCCGCCACCACGACGGGACCCACGCTGGGAACCTCTGTGTGACCCACCATGACCATGATGACTCATGCCACGACTAGGAGCACTCTTGTAATTACTACCAGAACGGAATCCTGTACCTGAATCACCAAAGCCGCGATCAACACCAAGGCGTGACATTGACTTTCTTTCAGAATGACCGCCAAAGCCTGGGCCAGCGTGTGAGTCCCTAGTAGAACCAGAGCGAGAGCTTTGACGACTGGAACCATAACCACCACGAGAACTCTTGTCGCTGAAAGCAGGGGTAACAGTTCCCTTCATTTTCTCATCCCAGCCATAAGCAGGCTTATCTGTGTAATATGTTTGGAACTGCATAAGGAAAGGGATATCGTAAATAAGTTTACCATCCTTAATTTCACCCTCGGTGGCAGGTCGCTTTAAGGGAGAAGGGTAGACAATGCTGGAAATATCTGAAATAACACTAGCTTGAAGTAAAGAGTTGAGAGCAGCAGAAGGTTTCGAAGGAGATTTTAAACTTTCGATGCCAGACAGATTTTCCCTTTTGGGAGTTAAATTGCGAGACTCCACAACAGAAGATTCGGGAGAAATCTTGATGTCCTCAGGCTTGGTCTTATCTTCCTTTTGATCATCGCTCTTTGGCAGCTCGTCAGATTTCGAGCTTCCTTCGACCTCAAGCTTAGCCTTCTCTTCGACTTCGCGTTTagccttttcttcaacctCACGACTGGCCTTCTCTTCAGCCTCATGTTTagtcttttcttcagcttcacGTTTagtcttttcttcagcCTCACGTTTagtcttttcttcagcttcacGTTTAGacttttcttcagcttcacGCTTagtcttttcttcagcttcacGCTTagtcttttcttcagcttccTGTTTGgccttttcttcagcttccTGTTTGGCCTTTTCTTCAGCCTCCTGCTTGGCCTTTTGTTCGGCTTCCAGCTTGGCCTTCTGTTCGGCTTCCTTCTGGGCCTTTTCTTCGACTTCCTTCTGGGCCTTCTCTTCGACTTCACGTTTCACCTTTTCTTCAGCCTCTCGCTTGGCCTTTTCTTCAGCGTGTCTTCTAGCCTCTTCTTCcgctttttcttgaatacGTTGTTGAACAGCTTGTTTAACGGCGTCCTTCCGCTTGGAAACCTCTTCTTCTGTTAAATGAGGAGTAACAGCACTGTCTAACCGTGGGCTAGATTCTTCAGACTTAGGCTCAGATTTACTCTTTTGAGGAACAACTACCTCAGTATTGGTAGCAGGGTTGACAATTTTCAGCGCACtgctcttcttctgttGCTTCACAATAGGAGTAAATGAGCCAGATCTGGAACTTACGGGTGTAGAAGAGTTTGGCGAGTCAACAACTGGTTCCGATACTTGGGAAGTGCTACGGGACATATTGGGGAAAGTTGGTGGTGTAAATGGCGTTTGTGGATATACGGGATAGTATTGAGGAACATAGCCTGGCTGTAACATTGCGCCATATTGCATCATGTTGGGATCAACAATATATGGTGCTTGTCCGTAAATTTGGCCATAGGGAGGTTGCATTGATACAGGCATCTGAACAGGATTAGCAGGTGAACCCATACCTTGAGGAGTATTCCGAGGATTTTGAGCAGAGTTCCGGCCATTGGAAGCGAAAGGAGGGTAACCGGAATGACCATTGTTGTACtgtcttcttccatttcctCTGTTGTAGCGCTGAGTATCATTACGAccattatttttataagaATAGCCATGCTGATAGTGTGGGGAATATTTATTGTAGGAAGGATAAGAATTTCCGTAGCGTTCATACTGACGGTTTTGGCGGTGGGGTTTACCAGAACTGTTAAATGAGGGTGTGCTAGATGCAGGTGTTTGACCCGAAGGGTCAGCAGGCTCAGAAACTAAGTTTGTGTTATTAGATTTGGCTGAAGCAGCAGAATCATTAGAACTGGAATTATTAGAGGATGGGGCAGCAGCACGGGAACCTTTGGAGACGGGACTGGATCCGGGCTGTCCAGTCGGATTAGAGGAGCTATTTCTACGAGGaacattgttttttggttggTTGGAAGGAACACTTGCCTTTATGTGCTGTTTAGTAGAAATAGGAGCATTTCTTGTGATTGATCCAAATTGAATTGGAACGGTAGGAAGAGTGTTTGTTGATTGATTTTGATCAGATGGGGTGCTTTCAACAGCATCCTTTGGTTCCTCTTGATtaactttttgttcttccGAGTTAGCCGGTGCTGTCTTTTCGACGTCATGCGTTTGAGTAGCCTCCTCAGACTGCTTTGGTTTTGACCCAGCGCTATGGTTCTGCTTGCTCTCTGAAGAAGCACTCGTGGAAGCTGGCTTTCCAGCATTTGAAGGGGCTTCCAAGGGTTTCTCCTTGTTAGCAAGTCTACTTGAagcctttttttcttgttcctTCGCATCCTTTAcatctgtttttttttcagaagTGGCAACGGGCTTTTCAGGATTAACCGATGCATTTGTTGAAGGAGTAGTATCTTGGGCATCAGCAGTAGCCGAGCCAGCAGTCGAAGGTTTAGCAATATCAGTGGATGGAGCAGCAGGCTTCTCAGAAGTTGCGTTTTGTGGTTTTACGTTTGCATTTTTCATAGACTGGCTAGCAGCCAACGCACGTGCATAACTAAACTTTTGAGTATTCGATGGCGGCTTCGAAGACATTCTCTCTTAGTTTTTAcgtcaaagaaaataaataaactgAAAGAGACCACCAGAAATCGAAATCTTTCAATTAGTacttcgtttgtttttttaagaacaaccgaatctttctttcgttCTATATTACcccgaaagaaaaattactAATTAGAGATTCTAAGGGAACGGaatacaataaataaaccTATATTCCAAATTCcgttaaaaaaataaaactacCCTCCAGAAGACTGGATAACAAATTTTCAACTGAAGTAGTTGGGTGGGTTGGTGGTGGTTAACAGGAAAATTCAAGATGGCGGCACTAAGGCAGCCGGTCCTGATGGCAAAGAGAACAATTTAACGACATCGCTGTACATCATTGTATACGACACCACCAAAGAAATACCAGTATCTTTTATGCTGTAGTATTTGGTAAGTTAGTCCTTATATATTGAATGTTTGGAGTAAAAAAAGTAGTTGTTTTGGGGAACTTGATTAACGGTTGAAGTTGGTTCGCCGAATGAACTGCATATTTAGGTCTATCATGTATTGGCGTTGAGCGTACAGATACCTTGCCCTCTATTCATAGACATGAAATAATGATGAAGTTGCTAATCTCTAGTACATCGTACTTTTTCTATATCTTGTTGACTTTTCTTAGAAGCCGTTTATTTAATTGCGTTCTCCTTTTCATGGGACGTCTGCCTGTAaacgaagaagagaaattcaaaatataCTAAAGACACCGGtgttattaaaaaatggcTTCAAGTGTTGTTAAAATCTTAGTTAACACGCAGTCTTGGTCCGATCAGGTGAATGTATGCAATAATTCCATAGTTTTGCTGCAGATGCTAACATGTACCTGTGTCTTAGTCGTCCCCAGAACTCCAGTTGTTACTTCCGGAAGAAAAATCGCAAGTAAAACGATACTATTTCGCCAAAGATGCGAATATGGCGATGGCTTCCATGCTCGTGAAGCGGCAGGTACTTGCTACACTTTTCTGTACAAAACCAGACTCTGTGCGGATAAGTATAGCCGAAAATGGACGTCCATATTACTCCAAAAAAGTTTCCGAAAACACCGATTTCGATTTTAATGTGTCTCATTATGGCGGTATGGTAGTATTCGTGGGTATTTGGATTTCCAAGAATAGTCCAATTTCGACGCAAAGTCCACGCAGCATTGGTGTAGACATAGTTGAGTGCAAAAGCCTAAGTGACGAACCCAACTGGATGGACGATTTTGAATTCGTATTCAATCGGGAACAGTGGACACAGGTTTTCTCCTCCGGCGATCGTTTGGCagctttttttctcttttggGCTTCTAAAGAAGCCGTGTTAAAGTCACTTGGATTGGGACTTCATGGTGACCCTGCTCTCGTTGAATTACAAATTCCGGTGTTTCAAGATTTCGTATGCGGCAGCAACATACATGCGTTGCGTGCTGGAACCGCTTCCTATGCTAAGAGCAGATTTCAATTAGAATTGCAGAAATTAAATATTAATGGATCTGTATTTTTCATTGCGATTGCTTATCCTGCCGACCTTGAAGTTTTAGAGTCCGATTGGCTAGAGGTGTCAAGTCTTTCTACAGATcatcttcaacaaaaaatcatcgaaaaatttaattacAATACTATGAAATTTTAGTTTTGCATTCCGTTCATACGCTACAGAGGATAAatcgttctttttggtaTGCCATCTCGCTACCTTACTCGTTATCTGAAGTACATTTCGAgatcatctttttcatcctCTTCTACTTctacaaaagtaaataagcattttttttgcttgttttaATGTTTCACTCATCATCCCATCTTGTCCTTCCAAACTTTTGTTGTTCATACTCGTTGAGCCTCGCTATAATACAGCTTGTTGATGTTGACACGGTTCTACTTCAACAAACAATTGAATTATTGAATTGACATGGTAGACCGACTAAAATGCCTTATCTGGTATTCTATTGATAATCAGCAGTATAAAAATGCCATCTTTTACGCAGAAAGGTTGTATGCCGTTGAAGATTCAGGCGAAAGTTTACACCTTTTGGCATATTCGCATCTTCTTAACCTTGATTACAACATTGCTTTTGATTTATTAAATCGTAATGTTAAGCACATTCCCTGTGTATTTGTCTTTGCAAAAGTGTGTTTAATTTTAGGTCGTTACAAACAAGGCATCACTTCTATAGAAACCTGTCGCCCGCAGTGGAAATCTATATTGCCAAACTGTAAGTTCTCGATGCAAGGATGCGTTTTGAAACTAATTCTTTAGTAAATGATACCAATGCTAATCGAGGTCGCCCGGACGCCTCGAGCATGCTTGATGTCTTGGGCTTAATGTACAAAAAGGCGGgttatataaaaaaagcaacagAATGCTTTGTAGAATCCATTTCCATAAATCCATACAATTTTacttgttttcaaaatttaatCGCAATTGGTATGTTAtaataatttcttcttgctgCCCTGACGAAAACGGCCTTGCGACAAAATCATTATAAATGATGTTGCTAACTATGAACTAGGAGTCCCTCTTGATGTGGATAACATTTTTATTCTACCCCCATATTTGAATGCCCCAAAACTTTCAgaaaaattccaatttaATCCTCCTTTGGCTGGTCCTGATACCTATTCTCTAAAACGTGGAAAAAAACCTTTCCCATCACTAACGAAGCAAACAACTTCCGAGTTCCCAGTCAACCCTTCCTCCAGTTCTTCCATGTCGGCTTTTACGAATTGGTTTGACCGAGTTGATCCTAACACTAATGACGCGGAAGAGGAAGGAATAAAAGAGGAAGCAAAATTAAACCCAAGTTCAGCTTCCTATACCGATTCCTTAAAACCGTCTACGAGTTCGTCTTCTGTGCGAAAAGACATTCTCTCTAAAAATGAGGTTGCAAGTGCAAAGCTATCAACATACAAAACCGGTGCGCGCTTTGCAGCCAAGTTACGCGAAGCTAGCAACAAACGAAATGAGGGAGAGCTACCTTTAAATTATAAGGATGAAGATTTCAATTTGTTAGAGCTACTAAAAATCTTTGCAAAAGGTTGCTATTTTCTAGCTTGTTATCAGTTAAAGGAAGCATTGTCTTACTTTTTAAGTTTATCACGGGAGCATAGGATGACACCGTTTGTACTTTCGAAAATAGGAGTCACATACTTTGAAATGGTCAATTACgaaaaagctgaagaagTATTTCAGAAGCTTCGTGATTTACGCCCATCACAAGTAATAGATATGGAAATATATTCTACAGCTCTTTGGCACTTACAAAAATCCGTTCCTTTGTCTTATTTAGCTCATGAAATGTTGGAGACCAATCCATACTCACCAGAGGCGTGGTGTATATTAGCCAATTGCTTCTCTTTGCAAAGGGAGCACTCACAGGCACTTAAATGTATAAATAGAGGATTACAGTTAGATCCTACCTTTGAATATGCATACACGCTTCAGGGTCACGAACATTCCGCTAATGAGGAGTATGAAAAGTCGAAAACTTCGTTTAGAAAAGCGATACGTATCAATGCCCGACATTATAATGCTTGGTATGGTTTAGGAATGGTCTATTTGAAAACAGGAAGAAATGATCAGGCCGACTTTCACTTTCAACGTGCAGCCGAGATTAATCCCAACAATTCCGTTTTAATAAGTTGCATTGGTATGATCTTCGAGAGATgtaaagattttgaaaaagctttAGAATTTTACTGCAAGGCCTGTGAGTTAGATGAAAAATCCTCGCTCGCACGTTTCAAAAAGGCaaaagttttgattttattgCACAATTATGATAGAGCATTAACCGAGCTGGAACGATTAAAATCCATTGCACCAGACGAAGCTAACGTTCATTTTATGCTGGgaaaaatatacaaacaAAGAGGACAAAAGAATATGGCGATGCGGCATTTGACAATTGCATGGAATTTGGATGGAAAAGCCAATCAcataataaaagaatccaTTGAAAATCTGGACATCttagaagaaaacttaCTCACTGAAACGGGTGAAATTTACAAGAATTATGACAATTAGGGGAAATCCTTTTATGACAACTCTCAACTATATAATTATGGTTTATAATGATTCTCAGGTATAAGCTATTAATAGgatagaaaaaagaattataatttatttttatttacaaaatgACAATATGTAACAGATATAGTCTTCTGAAACAACCGTTGAGCTTTTTCATTGCAACCGCATACAGTACTCACCGTAGGATAAATTAGGTACTTATGAAATCATTCGTTTCTCCGTTCCCAACCTACCGATTTTGTGATTAACAACTTCTTTACCAGAACACATTCATTTTAGTCTTGactaaataaataaagagaagAAGGGTAAAGGAATCATGGGATTCTTAAAAAGTGCAGTATTAGCTACGGTTTCGATTTTTGCTGGGTTATGTGGCATTAACAAGGTTTTTTGTCTGCCAGAGCCTTTCCGATACTATTTCCGCTACTTTGCATGTTTCACTTTTCTAGCAATTAGTGCTGCTTATGGTGTTGTTGCTTCTGCCATATGCCGTTTATGTGGACATCCAGTTTTAGGACAATATCTCACTGCGAAAGCCTACTATCGCATGACGAGCCCAGTATTAGACGTCCGTTTCCGAGTTGAAAACGATGaaatcttaaaaaaaaacaggCCGGCTGTCCTAGTGGTCAATCATCAATCGTAAGCATAAAATGATAGCAAGCGATTGCAACAAAAGAACTAACAGGATTAAGTGAACTAGACATTTTGCTTGCAGGAAGCGTTTTCCATCCCAATTTCTcaattatttcaaaaaagtccTTAAAGTACATTCCTTTACTAGGATGGTTCATGCTACTTTCAGATGCCGTCTTTGTCGACCGAGCTAGACGTGAAGATGCCATTGCTCTTTTCGCAAAAGCTGCTCAACGtatgaaaaaagagaatcTTGACATTTGGGTTTTTGCTGAAGGAACTCGTACTTATGCAGAAAAGCCATTACTCTTACCGCTTAAAAAGGGTGCTTTCCATCTGGCTGTTCAAGCTCAAGCTCCGATTATTCCTATAGCTGTTCAGAACTACTCCCACATATTCCATCCTCCCACTAAGGTGTTTAGTAGAGGTGAAGCACTTGCGAAGGTTTTAGATCCCATATCTACAGTTGGCAAAACAGCTGCAGATGTGAATTCTTTGTTGCGTGAAacacaagaaaaaatggaagCTGCTATGATTGAAATTGAtggttttggaaaagaagatacAAAAACCAAGTAAAGAAAGGTGGTGTGTAAGGTGAAGTGCAGTCTTTGAATACTTCGTTtatttgatatttttttgtttaagtAAATAAATCTCTACTGGATCgaatttttattccttcctttatttcattgcatttaaaatgaaaacaaattgtaCATTCCGTACTCCACATTGTTCTTAATCCACTGTAGCATATGTTTTGACTATAAGCATATTTTGTATCTTTATaatatttccttttagCATATGCTACCAATCTTACCCAAATATATGCGTATACATTAACGAGATTTACCGCATAATATTTGTCTCGACTGGTTAGAAAACTTGAGTTGAACAGCTACTGAATCACTTTCTAATAATCCTTTaatatttcgtttttttttttaagaacCAGATTCTCTTACTATTTAAAGAGAACTCTTGCAAGATTTTAAGGTGGAGTTGctgaaaatttgaatgaGTAATATCTAATTGCGGACATTATGCAACTATATTCCTCTGAAAGGTAAGTTAGCgtacaaaagaagagaagatgcaagaagaaatcaaaatattcaaggaaagaaaTTGTACTAACCTAGTGTTTAGTGAGTCAGACGAATCACAATATTGGGTTGACTGGTTTTTGGGGCTTAAGGGCAATGAGTTTTTTTGCGAAGTAGATGAAGATTATATACAAGATCGATTTAATTTGACTGGTTTAAGCCAGGAAGTTCCTCAATACTCTCATGCTATAGACTTAATTTTGGACGTTTTGGATCCTGATTTGTCTGAAGAAATCCAGGATGAAGTGGAAGCTAGTGCCCGCCATCTATATGGTCTGATTCATGCCCGTTATATTTTAACAGCTCAAGGGCTGTACAAAATGGTAAGTTGACCATGTGAAAAAATACTTTCAAAGCAGTTACAGcttcctcttcattttGAATGGAGGGGAGTCAACACGTTTTGTAATTGCAGACTGATACTTGTCTTCATTATTACTATCTCAGTAGCTAACAAATCAATAGcttgaaaaatacaaaaaatgtGATTTTGGTCATTGTCCTCGTGTTTTATGCAACGGTCAGCCTATGCTACCAGTAGGTCTCTCTGACATACCTCATACGAAATCTGTGAAGCTTTATTGTGCTCGATGTGAAGACGTATATACTCCAAAATCACAACGACACGCTTCAATCGATGGTGCCTACTTTGGTACTTCTTTCCCTCATATGCTGTTCCAGGTTTATCCTGAATTGGCAGTCCCGAAGTCACATGAAAGATATATCCCTCGCATCTTTGGATTTAAAGTACATTCTTACTCTGGAATTTATCGAAAACAAGACAACTATAAggaaaagcagaaaaaacGTCTTCAAGGGGATAGTGCCGATTCTAAGGAAGAAAACGTTGTAACTTAAGCTATAGCAATATCTTTAATATACTCTCCTTTATTGTTTCtaattattgaaaatgttgAACTAGAAACATCTCACGCATGGTGTTTTTAATTTGCTATACTTGACTGTGCGTCGAGCGTGGTACGTACggaagaaataaaaagagaaaatttaTTGTATCGTTTGATGTTTAATAAACTTCTTTGCACACTATTGATTTTGATAAAGACTATTTGATAGGTTCTATAAATATTActtcagcttctttttttttttttttttttaatacaTTAAAGGGCACCTTGTCACTGATTTTAAAAGTCATCAATTTCCATCATCAATTCATGAAAGTTTTTATCTGGTTTATCCTTTGGTGTTTGCCCATAAGGAATCTGTGCACTTATTAAGGCAGAATTAAGTAGTTGTTTTGTCGGGTCAAGACTGGCAAGGTAATGGCCCAACTCCATACACACCTCccagttttctttctcaaaagCTGTTTTCAAGACTTCAAGGAATACTTCAGCACAACTAGCAGATCCCTGATGTACTTGCCAAATGGTTATACATCTAGCAGCGTTTTTTATATCGTTGTTTCGTAAACATAGCTCCATCAAAGTTTGAGGGTCACCAAAGCGTTTGAAAACGTTTGGCCAATAATGCGTTTCGATTTTTCTAAGACATCCCAGAACATACTTATAAACGTTCGCATCATTAATGTTATCGAACAAAATAGCGACATTCGTCAGCAATGTTTCATTAGAGTCAGAACATTCTGCAGCCATTGAAAGGAGTTTCTCAAGCACAAAATCGATGAAACGTAAGGAAGCATACGCGCGCACTAAGAAAACCGCATAGTCAATATCAAATAATAGAAGA
This window harbors:
- the tif471 gene encoding translation initiation factor eIF4G, whose amino-acid sequence is MSSKPPSNTQKFSYARALAASQSMKNANVKPQNATSEKPAAPSTDIAKPSTAGSATADAQDTTPSTNASVNPEKPVATSEKKTDVKDAKEQEKKASSRLANKEKPLEAPSNAGKPASTSASSESKQNHSAGSKPKQSEEATQTHDVEKTAPANSEEQKVNQEEPKDAVESTPSDQNQSTNTLPTVPIQFGSITRNAPISTKQHIKASVPSNQPKNNVPRRNSSSNPTGQPGSSPVSKGSRAAAPSSNNSSSNDSAASAKSNNTNLVSEPADPSGQTPASSTPSFNSSGKPHRQNRQYERYGNSYPSYNKYSPHYQHGYSYKNNGRNDTQRYNRGNGRRQYNNGHSGYPPFASNGRNSAQNPRNTPQGMGSPANPVQMPVSMQPPYGQIYGQAPYIVDPNMMQYGAMLQPGYVPQYYPVYPQTPFTPPTFPNMSRSTSQVSEPVVDSPNSSTPVSSRSGSFTPIVKQQKKSSALKIVNPATNTEVVVPQKSKSEPKSEESSPRLDSAVTPHLTEEEVSKRKDAVKQAVQQRIQEKAEEEARRHAEEKAKREAEEKVKREVEEKAQKEVEEKAQKEAEQKAKLEAEQKAKQEAEEKAKQEAEEKAKQEAEEKTKREAEEKTKREAEEKSKREAEEKTKREAEEKTKREAEEKTKHEAEEKASREVEEKAKREVEEKAKLEVEGSSKSDELPKSDDQKEDKTKPEDIKISPESSVVESRNLTPKRENLSGIESLKSPSKPSAALNSLLQASVISDISSIVYPSPLKRPATEGEIKDGKLIYDIPFLMQFQTYYTDKPAYGWDEKMKGTVTPAFSDKSSRGGYGSSRQSSRSGSTRDSHAGPGFGGHSERKSMSRLGVDRGFGDSGTGFRSGSNYKSAPSRGMSHHGHGGSHRGSQRGSRRGGGGEREKADPSTLTIPAEQVQPLQLSANRWQPKKLAEKPEAKAEQEEDLLPPEVIHRKVKGSLNKMTLEKFEKISDQILELAMQSRRETDGHTLRLVIQLTFEKATDEPNFSNMYARFARKMMDSIDDSIRDENVLDKNGQPVRGGLLFRKYLLSRCQEDFERGWKASLPAGGAGETEIMSDEYYIAAAIKRRGLGLVRFIGELFKLSMLSEKIMHECIKRLLGNVTDPEEEEIESLCRLLMTVGVNLDATEKGHAAMDVYILRMETITKIPDLASRIKFMLLDVIDSRRAGWNVKKEIEKGPKTIQEIHAEAERKKALSEAQRPARMHRDMNRGDSRMGGRGSNPPFGSNDWSNNKDGYARLGQGIRGLKSGTQGSHGPTSLSSMLRGGNVSRSPSRQSSTPRREPARQAPANQPVTSANSFELLEEQDHDNDGSSSHKNPNSSSKVNP
- the lys7 gene encoding alpha-aminoadipate reductase phosphopantetheinyl transferase Lys7, which encodes MASSVVKILVNTQSWSDQVNSSPELQLLLPEEKSQVKRYYFAKDANMAMASMLVKRQVLATLFCTKPDSVRISIAENGRPYYSKKVSENTDFDFNVSHYGGMVVFVGIWISKNSPISTQSPRSIGVDIVECKSLSDEPNWMDDFEFVFNREQWTQVFSSGDRLAAFFLFWASKEAVLKSLGLGLHGDPALVELQIPVFQDFVCGSNIHALRAGTASYAKSRFQLELQKLNINGSVFFIAIAYPADLEVLESDWLEVSSLSTDHLQQKIIEKFNYNTMKF
- the nuc2 gene encoding anaphase-promoting complex TPR lobe subcomplex subunit Apc3, encoding MVDRLKCLIWYSIDNQQYKNAIFYAERLYAVEDSGESLHLLAYSHLLNLDYNIAFDLLNRNVKHIPCVFVFAKVCLILGRYKQGITSIETCRPQWKSILPNLNDTNANRGRPDASSMLDVLGLMYKKAGYIKKATECFVESISINPYNFTCFQNLIAIGVPLDVDNIFILPPYLNAPKLSEKFQFNPPLAGPDTYSLKRGKKPFPSLTKQTTSEFPVNPSSSSSMSAFTNWFDRVDPNTNDAEEEGIKEEAKLNPSSASYTDSLKPSTSSSSVRKDILSKNEVASAKLSTYKTGARFAAKLREASNKRNEGELPLNYKDEDFNLLELLKIFAKGCYFLACYQLKEALSYFLSLSREHRMTPFVLSKIGVTYFEMVNYEKAEEVFQKLRDLRPSQVIDMEIYSTALWHLQKSVPLSYLAHEMLETNPYSPEAWCILANCFSLQREHSQALKCINRGLQLDPTFEYAYTLQGHEHSANEEYEKSKTSFRKAIRINARHYNAWYGLGMVYLKTGRNDQADFHFQRAAEINPNNSVLISCIGMIFERCKDFEKALEFYCKACELDEKSSLARFKKAKVLILLHNYDRALTELERLKSIAPDEANVHFMLGKIYKQRGQKNMAMRHLTIAWNLDGKANHIIKESIENLDILEENLLTETGEIYKNYDN
- the slc1 gene encoding 1-acylglycerol-3-phosphate O-acyltransferase Slc1, which encodes MGFLKSAVLATVSIFAGLCGINKVFCLPEPFRYYFRYFACFTFLAISAAYGVVASAICRLCGHPVLGQYLTAKAYYRMTSPVLDVRFRVENDEILKKNRPAVLVVNHQSELDILLAGSVFHPNFSIISKKSLKYIPLLGWFMLLSDAVFVDRARREDAIALFAKAAQRMKKENLDIWVFAEGTRTYAEKPLLLPLKKGAFHLAVQAQAPIIPIAVQNYSHIFHPPTKVFSRGEALAKVLDPISTVGKTAADVNSLLRETQEKMEAAMIEIDGFGKEDTKTK
- the ckb1 gene encoding CK2 family regulatory subunit Ckb1, which produces MQLYSSESESDESQYWVDWFLGLKGNEFFCEVDEDYIQDRFNLTGLSQEVPQYSHAIDLILDVLDPDLSEEIQDEVEASARHLYGLIHARYILTAQGLYKMLEKYKKCDFGHCPRVLCNGQPMLPVGLSDIPHTKSVKLYCARCEDVYTPKSQRHASIDGAYFGTSFPHMLFQVYPELAVPKSHERYIPRIFGFKVHSYSGIYRKQDNYKEKQKKRLQGDSADSKEENVVT